A single Anopheles funestus chromosome 2RL, idAnoFuneDA-416_04, whole genome shotgun sequence DNA region contains:
- the LOC125766009 gene encoding zinc finger protein Noc, with translation MVILEGTAMLQVGNNQYLQPDYLSPLPTTLDAKKSPLALLAQTCSQIGADPGNITVKSLVSPSEKNKKSSSSNSSSSSTSSTSSSGSNSSASSQVDPTSHSSASRSPSVKTDKSDASPEIKLAFKPYEMNVLTTKVNLSKAPSVDDRPSSKMSSGSDVLNNNSVSQINNNNHGDHGGRKDGRALSPRGSADSPMSGRGGGSASVKSNESSGGEHGGGNKCSTPEANRRASSAGTPSDREKVSGSSSVGGGSGPSSSPSAGMMHPGALPPSAAYKANPYGMSAAGLPSPSGIDHTNPAFRPPFAGAFSHHHAAMLAAAGYSGAAAAAAAASAAGANPYLSYTRVKTPSGGETLVPICKDPYCTGCQFSAHNHQMMMGSQCPAGCTQCDHQKYMAMALSSMPPAGYPGYPPPSSAAAAAAAAAAAAAAVNSGGSQPPGSAGAASRPYMCNWVVGDSYCGKRFNTTDELLSHLRTHTANLSDPAALALQQQLMPLSGIFPPTSLHHHHRGYPNPPLSPLSAARYHPYVKPGAIPTALPGSPYSAAAAAAAAAFNPAAAFGQYYSPYAAALYGQRMGAAVHQ, from the exons ATGGTAATACTAGAAGGCACCGCAATGTTACAAGTTGGAAATAATCAATATCTACAGCCGGACTACCTTTCTCCGCTTCCGACAACG TTGGACGCGAAGAAAAGTCCCCTGGCATTGTTGGCGCAAACGTGCAGCCAGATCGGTGCGGATCCGGGCAACATTACGGTCAAATCGTTGGTTTCACCGtcggaaaagaacaaaaaatcatcgtCCTCCAATAGCtcgagcagcagcaccagcagcacatCATCATCCGGCAGCAATTCGTCGGCATCGTCCCAGGTCGATCCGACGTCCCACTCGTCCGCGTCTCGATCGCCGTCGGTAAAGACGGACAAATCGGACGCATCGCCGGAGATAAAGCTCGCCTTCAAACCGTACGAGATGAATGTGCTAACGACGAAAGTGAACCTTAGCAAAGCGCCATCGGTTGACGATCGTCCGTCGTCAAAGATGAGCAGTGGAAGTGACGTGTTGAACAACAACAGTGTGAGCCaaatcaataataataatcatggTGATCACGGCGGCCGCAAGGACGGCCGGGCCCTGTCACCGCGTGGTAGCGCCGATTCGCCAATGTCTGGCCGGGGCGGTGGTAGTGCTAGTGTGAAGAGTAACGAGAGTAGTGGTGGTGAGCATGGTGGTGGCAATAAGTGCAGCACACCGGAAGCCAACCGTAGGGCTTCATCCGCCGGTACGCCCAGTGATCGTGAGAAAGTGAGTGGTAGCAGCAGTGTAGGAGGTGGTTCCGGCCCTTCCAGCAGTCCGTCGGCTGGCATGATGCATCCGGGTGCGTTGCCACCGTCGGCCGCATACAAAGCGAACCCGTACGGCATGAGTGCGGCCGGTTTGCCGAGCCCGTCGGGGATCGACCACACGAACCCTGCCTTCCGGCCACCTTTTGCCGGTGCATTTAGTCATCATCATGCGGCCATGCTGGCAGCCGCCGGTTACtccggtgcagcagcagcggctgcGGCAGCTAGTGCCGCCGGTGCCAATCCGTACCTCAGCTACACGCGCGTCAAAACGCCTTCCGGAGGTGAAACGTTAGTGCCGATCTGCAAGGATCCGTACTGCACCGGATGTCAGTTTTCGGCCCACAATCACCAGATGATGATGGGCAGCCAGTGTCCGGCCGGCTGTACCCAGTGTGACCACCAGAAGTACATGGCCATGGCTCTGAGCTCCATGCCACCGGCCGGCTATCCGGGCTATCCTCCGCCCTCGTCAGccgctgcagcagcagcagcagctgcggcCGCAGCCGCAGCAGTAAATTCCGGCGGATCGCAACCACCGGGAAGTGCCGGTGCCGCAAGCCGGCCGTACATGTGCAACTGGGTCGTTGGTGACTCGTACTGCGGCAAACGGTTCAATACTACCGATGAACTGTTGTCCCATCTGCGTACACACACCGCCAACCTGTCCGACCCGGCAGCGTTGGCACTGCAGCAACAGCTGATGCCGCTGAGTGGCATTTTCCCGCCTACATCGCTGCATCACCATCACCGAGGCTACCCGAATCCACCGCTTAGTCCGCTGTCAGCCGCCCGGTACCATCCGTACGTGAAGCCCGGTGCCATCCCGACGGCCCTGCCCGGTTCACCGTACAGTGCGGCGGCAGCAGCGGCTGCGGCCGCTTTCAACCCGGCGGCTGCCTTCGGCCAGTACTACTCACCGTACGCGGCCGCTCTCTATGGACAGCGCATGGGTGCGGCAGTACACCAGTAG